One genomic window of Acidimicrobiales bacterium includes the following:
- a CDS encoding class I tRNA ligase family protein produces the protein AALWQRSIGDEPAWDSPWGRGRPGWHAECTAMAVSTFGPTVDLHVGGQELAFPHHAYESAQAEAYTGVAPFARAWLHTGTVMLGGEKMAKSAGNLVFVGDLLKRYPPGALRYLILSRSWGEPWDFAEEDLNAAAAHVETLWSYAAKPGGSTGAGRAVVSTLLANLDVQGALGVAEEAGGQVLRELVGLLGLQ, from the coding sequence ATGCCGCCCTGTGGCAGCGCTCGATCGGGGACGAGCCGGCCTGGGACAGCCCATGGGGTCGCGGGCGGCCCGGCTGGCACGCCGAGTGCACGGCCATGGCCGTCTCCACCTTCGGGCCGACAGTCGACCTACATGTGGGCGGGCAGGAGCTGGCTTTCCCTCACCACGCCTACGAGTCCGCCCAGGCCGAGGCCTACACCGGGGTGGCTCCCTTCGCCCGGGCCTGGTTGCATACCGGCACGGTCATGCTCGGGGGAGAGAAGATGGCCAAGTCCGCCGGAAACCTGGTGTTCGTGGGTGACCTGCTGAAGCGGTACCCGCCGGGAGCGTTGCGCTACTTGATCCTCTCCCGGTCCTGGGGCGAGCCCTGGGATTTCGCCGAGGAGGACCTCAATGCCGCGGCTGCCCATGTGGAAACGCTGTGGAGCTACGCCGCCAAGCCCGGAGGCTCCACCGGCGCGGGCCGGGCGGTTGTGTCGACCCTGCTGGCCAACCTCGACGTACAAGGGGCTCTCGGCGTTGCCGAGGAGGCAGGCGGCCAGGTGCTCCGGGAGCTGGTCGGCCTGCTGGGCCTGCAATAG
- a CDS encoding CBS domain-containing protein translates to MAETRAMTMMHTGAPGDLHLASLALDPPVRVSRSATLREAAALMQDRQSSCLLVGTGPAELVTDHDLASGLAAGMGPDAPVGEVASLAPVWATTTTTLADAVRMMVRHHVRHLLVIEPDGRPQGFLSLPTAIETLLRSGPDPGLGAKRSAPRPRPEPKGADRVSGATPVLSTASSAPRLR, encoded by the coding sequence TTGGCCGAGACTCGCGCCATGACGATGATGCACACCGGGGCACCCGGAGACCTGCACCTGGCCTCGTTGGCGCTCGACCCCCCGGTCCGGGTGAGCCGCTCGGCCACCCTGCGGGAAGCTGCCGCGCTCATGCAGGACCGCCAGTCGTCATGTCTGCTGGTCGGAACAGGACCAGCTGAGCTGGTGACTGACCACGACTTGGCCTCCGGCCTGGCCGCCGGCATGGGACCCGACGCGCCGGTCGGCGAGGTTGCCTCGTTGGCTCCGGTCTGGGCGACGACGACCACCACCCTGGCCGACGCAGTGCGGATGATGGTCCGCCACCACGTGCGCCACCTCCTCGTGATCGAGCCCGACGGCCGACCCCAAGGGTTCCTGTCGCTGCCCACGGCGATCGAGACGCTGCTCCGATCGGGTCCAGACCCTGGCCTGGGTGCTAAACGAAGTGCTCCCCGGCCTCGACCGGAGCCGAAGGGCGCCGACCGTGTGAGCGGTGCCACGCCGGTGCTGTCAACCGCTTCAAGCGCACCCCGGCTGCGGTAG